TAACCATATTGTCCGGCTAGCTCTTGCTGCAGCTGAGTCTGAAACGCGTTGCCATCGTCATAAACAAGACCATTCGGTTTAGGAACAGGGTAAATAAACTTCATTCACAACATCCTTATTACTAACCAGAAAAACTGAAGTCACTGGTGGTTATCATATCGGCTAGCGCTTCTGTTTCATAGCTTTCTGCACCAATATTGACTTCTGGGGCGACCAGAAACACCCCTTCGCTGTTGATGCTCACAAAGCTTTCACCTACTTTTATGGTGAGTTCCGCGTCCGCTTCAATCACGGTCAAATCGCCACTTTGCAGCTGGATCACTTGCGCCACCTCGGTCGCGGCAATGCCGCTAATCTGCTGTTGTAGACTAGCGTGAATGGTTTGGGCTTGATCTTTCTCAATATGCACACGGCGCTCGCCTGTTACCTGTATGTGCTGGTTGTTCTTCACTTCCATGAAGCTGTCATTGGCCACCGTTAGGTGATGGTCATTGCCAATGTTGGTTTGGACATCGTTGAGGACTTGCTGTTTGAGGTCTTTTTGCGCATGCAAGTAAACTTGCTCTTGCCCCGCTTGGTCTTCGAAAGACAGCTCGTTAAAGCCCGCCCCTTGGTGTGTATGTTTGAGTGAAAAGCGCGCCACACGCTTTTGGTTTTGAAATGCAAAACTGAATGGATAACCACCCATCTCTCAATCAGATGGGTGATCAAGACGTCGGAATAAATGTATTGTTAATCTTTTTATTCACTCACCCAAAACAAGGCCTCTTCCTGCTCGTTTAGTCTGTTTGACGGTAAACGCTCACCTTGTTTTAAACGCACTTGGTCGTCAGTCAGGTTGCAATGCCATACCGCATCTATTGGGCTTTCGTCGTTAGGGAGTGCAATGTGATGCGTGGCAGTGGACAGCGGAAAAAGTTGGCCGTAACCCTGAGCGCGGGCATGGGCAACAAGGTCTTTAGGATAATACAGCATGTGTGAATACGCGCTGTCATCTAGGTCGTACAAAAGGCTCACCAAGGCAGTTTCCAGCGCCCAATAACCAATAAAAATGGATTTTTGATGGGTGTTGTACCAGTAGCAGTCTTTCATGCCCTTGTACCAATCCCGTAGGTATTGAGTGAGGCTCTCTTGTCGTTCTGCTTTTGTTGGGCTAACGCCATCGCCTTTAATGGCATCGTACAGATGTTGGTAAGGTGTTGGAAAAGCCAGATGATCCAAACGCGGCAAACCAATATAGCCCAAGCGCGCCAGCAGCATACTCAACAAAGGATCATCATTGTCTTGAGGATTTTTTCCGAGCATGCGCACTATGGTGTGCAAGGCCTCTGGTTTCCCCGACAAGACAGCAAAGCTCATGGAACGCAGTAAGAAGTGAAAAGCGTCCGGCTCCCAGTATAAAAAATTATCATCTGGAAATTGATTTTTATGGCGCTCTAATTCCGCCAGCGCCTCGTGCATAAGGGTTTGGCAAAATACCAAGTCGTTGCCAGCAGAGTATTCCAAGGTAGCATATTCGAATTTATGGCGAGCAACACTCCAACTAACGCGAGAACGATGACCCAGCCTATTGTTCAAGTTATTTATGATGTCATAGCGTTTGGCTATATCTCTTTGAAAAAAAATGCTTTGTTCATCATACACTTTAAACTTGAGTAACGGATCTCTCTTGTTATTATTAAAGCCTACTTCATCAAGAGTCATAAAATCACCTCGGCGATACTGTTTGCCTTTTCATCCAATTTAGTAATATTCACCACCTCGCCAGAGCTGTCCACTATCATTAACCAACGTTCATAATCTGAGTCGGCAACATCCGCTGCAATACCTCGATCCCCTAATGCAGGCTCCAATCGAGGCTTAATCCAGTCATCATTCATTTGTTTACCGTCTTTGGTATTCCCCAATACCGTATCTTTGGCGACCCCATCACTGTCTATGTATTTGCCAGATGCGGTTCGGTATTTGGTTTCGGTAATCACATAAGGCGGCGGTGGGTTGGTATTTTCATAAATTCCGTCAATGCCTCGTCCTCTGGGTTCGGTATTTGGTTTCGGTATATTGGTGGTGTTTTTATAAGCTTCAATCGTCACCAAGAAGACAACAAAAAGCCAACTCTTATTCTGAGTGGCTTTGTAAACAAATCAAACAGGTAAGATAAGCCTTAACGCTCGGCTATTCACTCACCCAAAACAAGGCCTCTTCCTGCTCGTTTAGTCTGTTTGACGGTAAACGCTCACCTTGTTTTAAACGCACTTGGTCGTCGCTCAGGTTGCAATGCCATACCGCATCCACTGGGCATTCGTCGTTAGGAAGTGCGATATGATGTGTAGCAGTGGACAGCGGAAAAAGTTGGTCGTAACCTTGAGCGCGGGCATGGGCAACAAGGTCTTTAGGATAATACAGCATGTGTGAATACGCGCTGTCGTCTAGGTCGTACAAGAGGGTCACCAAGGCAGTTTCCAGCGCCCAATAGCCAATAAAAATGGATTTTTGATGGGTGTTGTACCAGTAGCAGTCTTTCATGCCCTTGTACCAATCCCGTAAATATTGCGTCAGGCTCTCTTGTCGTTCTGCTTTCGTCGGGCTAATACCATCCCCTTTGATAGCATCGTATAAAGACTGGTATGGTTTGGGAAAAGCCAGATGATCCAAACGCGGTAAACCAATATAACCCAAGCGCGCCAGCAATATACTCAATACAGGATCATCATTCCCATCAGGATTCTTTCCCAACATGCGCACTATGGTGTGCAAGGCCTCTGGTTTCCCCGACAAGACCGCAAAGCTCATGGAACGCAGCAAGAAGTGAAAAGCGTCCGGCTCCCAATATAAAAAATTATCATCTGGAAATTGATTTTTATGGCGCTCTAATTCCGCCAGCGCTTCGTGCATAAGGGTTTGGCAAAATGCCAAGTCGTTGCCAGCAGAGTATTCCAAGGTAGCGTATTCGAATTTATTTAGAGCTATCACCCAACTTAGTCCAGACCTATGATCATATTCATTATCTGTGTTATTTATGATCTCATACGATTTGGATCTGTCTTTTTGAAAGAAGGCATTCTTTTTCTGGTATATATCAAAACCAAGTAGTGGATCTCTTCTATTTGATTCAAAACCAGTTTCATTTACTATCATAAAACTACCTCGGCGATACTGTTTGCGTATTTGTCTAGCTTAGTGATGTTCACCACCTCGCCAGAACTGTCTACTATCATCAGCCAGCGTTCGTAGCCACTTTCTACTATATCGAAAGCGCGATCATCATCTTCTAATGCAGGCCCTAATCGGGCCCTAATCCATTTATCATTCATTTGTTTACCGTCTTTGGTATTCCCCAATACCGTATCTTTGGCGACCCCATCACTGTCTATGTATTTGCCAGATGCGGTTCGGTATTTGGTTTCGGTAATCACATAAGGCGGCGGTGGGTTGGTATTTTCATAAATTCCGTCAATGCCTCACCCTCTGAGTTCGGTATTTGGTTTCGGTATATTGGTGGTGTTTTTATAAGCTTCAATCGTCACCAAGAAGACAACAAAAAAGCCAACTCTTATTCTGAGTGGCTTTGTAAACAAATCAAACAGGTAAGATAAGCCTTAACGCTCGGCTATTCACTCACCCAAAATAAGGCCTCTTCCTGCTCGTTTAGTCTATTTGACGGTAAACGCTCACCTTGTTTTAATCGCACTTGGTCGTCGCTCAGGTTGCAATGCCATACCGCATCTATTGGGCTTTCGTCGTTAGGGAGTGCAATGTGATGCGTGGCAGTGGACAGTGGAAAAAGTTGGTCGTACCCCTGAGCACGGGCATGGTCAACAAGGTCTTTAGGGTAATACAGCATGTGTGAATACGCGCTGTCGTCTAGGTCGTACAAGAGGGTGACCAAGGCAGTTTCCAGCGCCCAATAGCCAAAAAAAGTAGGAAACCTACCTTTATGACGGTTATACCAATAACAGTCTTTTATGCCCTTGTACCAATCCCGTAGGTATTGAGTGAGACTCTCTTGTCGTTCTGCTTTTGTTGGGCTAACGCCATCTCCTTTGATGGCATCGTATAAAGACTGGTATGGTTTTGGAAAAGCCAGATGATCCAAACGCGGTAAACCAATATAACCCAAGCGCGCCAGCAGCATACTCAACAAAGGATCATCATTGTCTTGAGGATTTTTGCCGAACATGCGCACTATGGTGTGCAAGGCCTCCGGCTTCCCCGACAAGACCGCAAAGCTCATTGACCATAATAAAAACTGAAAGGCATCCGGTTCCCAGTAAAAGAAAGACTTGTGTGGAAATTGATTTTTATGGCGCTCTAATTCCGTCAACGCATTTTGCATAAAAACTTCACACTCTAACAAACTATAGCCAGCAGAATACTCAAGGATAGCATATTCAAACTTATCTAAAGTTATAGACCAACTAACTCCTTCTCTATGATCCAATGCGTTTTCTAAATTATTTACGATATTATAAGATTTAGCTCTATCTTCTAGAAAAAAATCTCTTTGATCATCATAAACAGGCAAGGTCAATAACGGGTCTCTTCTGTTTTTTTTAAACTCACTTTCATCCATTGTCATAAAATTACCTTTTCAATACTTTTTGCAGAAGCATCCAATTTCGTAATATTCACTACCTCACCAGAGTTGTCCACTATCATCAGCCACCGCTCATAACCACTTTCAATAATATCACGAGCTTTACGACTACCTAGCTCATCTTTTATACGTGGCTTAATCCAACCATCATTCATTTGCTTAGCTCCAGGTAAACCTGAAGAGCCTTTGGTTTTACTCAGCACCGTATCTTTGGCGACCCCATCACTGTCTATGTATTTGCCAGATGCGGTTCGGTATTTGGTTTCGGTAATCACATAAGGCGGCGGTGGGTTGGTATTTTCATAAATTCCGTCAATGCCTCGCCCTCTGGGTTCGGTATTTGGTTTCGGTATATTGGCGGTGTTTCTATAAGCTTCAATCGTCACCAAGAAGACAACAAAAAAGCCAACTCTTATTCTGAGTGGCTTTGTAAACAAATCAAACAGGTAAGATAAGCCTTAACGCTCGGCTATTCACTCACCCAAAACAAGGCCTCTTCTTGCTCGTTTAGTCTATTTGACGGTAAACGCTCACCTTGTTTTAAACGCACTTGGTCGTCGCTCAGATTACAATGCCATACCGCATCTATTGGGCTTTCGTCGTTAGGGAGTGCGATATGATGTGTAGCAGTGGACAGTGGAAAAAGTTGGTTGTAACCCTGAGCGCGGGCATGGTCAACCAAGTCTTTAGGATAATACAGCATGTGTGAATACGCGCTGTCGTCTAGGTCATACAAGAGGGTCACCAAGGCAGTTTCCAGCGCCCAATAGCCAATAAAAATGGATTTTTGATGGGTGTTGTACCAGTAGCAGTCTTTCATGCCCTTGTACCAATCCCGTAAATATTGCGTCAGGCTCTCTTGTCGTTCTGCTTTCGTCGGGCTAATACCATCCCCTTTAATAGCATCGTATAAAGACTGGTATGGTTTAGGAAAAGCCAGATGATCTAAACGCGGCAAACCAATATAACCCAAGCGCGCCAGCAGCATACTCAATACAGGATCATCATTGTCTTGAGGATTTTTTCCGAGCATGCGCACTATGGTGTGCAAGGCCTCTGGTTTCCCCGACAAGACCGCAAAACTCATGGAACGCAGTAAGAAGTGAAAAGCGTCTGGCTCCCAGTATAAAAAATTATCATCTGGAAATTGATTTTTATGGCGCTCTAATTCCGCCAGCGCCTCGTGCATAAGGGTTTGGCAAAATGCCAAGTCATTGCCAGCAGAGTATTCCAAGGTAGCGTGTTCGAATTTATCCATAGCAACATCACAACTCAGCCCAGACCTATGATCATATTCCTTGTCTAAGTTATTTATGATGTCATAATCTTCAGTAATATCTTCTTGAAAATAACTCTTCTTCTTCTGATATATCTCAAATTTCAACAAGGGCTCGCGCCTATTTTGTTTAAATGTTGCTTCATCGACTATCATAAAATCACCTCGGCGATACTGTTTGCCTTTTCATCTAATTTAGTAATATTTAGCACCTTACCAGAACTGTCCACTATCATTAACCAGCGCTCATAACCGGCTCGCCTAATCTTTTTTGCTGCACTATCATCTTCTAATGCAGGCCCTAATCGACGCTTAATCCATTTATCATTCATTTGTTTACCGTCTTTGGTATTCCCCAATACCGTATCTTTGGCGACCCCATCACTGTCTATGTATTTTCCAGATGCGGTTCGGTATTTGGTTTCGGTAATCACATAAGGCGGCGGTGGGTCGGTATTTTCATAAATTCCGTCAATGCCTCGCCCTCTGGGTTCGGTATTTGGTTTCGGTATATTGGCGGTGTTTCTATAAGCTTCAATCGTCACCAAGAAGACAACAAAA
The window above is part of the Marinomonas sp. THO17 genome. Proteins encoded here:
- a CDS encoding PoNe immunity protein domain-containing protein, whose amino-acid sequence is MIVDEATFKQNRREPLLKFEIYQKKKSYFQEDITEDYDIINNLDKEYDHRSGLSCDVAMDKFEHATLEYSAGNDLAFCQTLMHEALAELERHKNQFPDDNFLYWEPDAFHFLLRSMSFAVLSGKPEALHTIVRMLGKNPQDNDDPVLSMLLARLGYIGLPRLDHLAFPKPYQSLYDAIKGDGISPTKAERQESLTQYLRDWYKGMKDCYWYNTHQKSIFIGYWALETALVTLLYDLDDSAYSHMLYYPKDLVDHARAQGYNQLFPLSTATHHIALPNDESPIDAVWHCNLSDDQVRLKQGERLPSNRLNEQEEALFWVSE
- a CDS encoding PoNe immunity protein domain-containing protein → MTMDESEFKKNRRDPLLTLPVYDDQRDFFLEDRAKSYNIVNNLENALDHREGVSWSITLDKFEYAILEYSAGYSLLECEVFMQNALTELERHKNQFPHKSFFYWEPDAFQFLLWSMSFAVLSGKPEALHTIVRMFGKNPQDNDDPLLSMLLARLGYIGLPRLDHLAFPKPYQSLYDAIKGDGVSPTKAERQESLTQYLRDWYKGIKDCYWYNRHKGRFPTFFGYWALETALVTLLYDLDDSAYSHMLYYPKDLVDHARAQGYDQLFPLSTATHHIALPNDESPIDAVWHCNLSDDQVRLKQGERLPSNRLNEQEEALFWVSE
- a CDS encoding PoNe immunity protein domain-containing protein codes for the protein MIVNETGFESNRRDPLLGFDIYQKKNAFFQKDRSKSYEIINNTDNEYDHRSGLSWVIALNKFEYATLEYSAGNDLAFCQTLMHEALAELERHKNQFPDDNFLYWEPDAFHFLLRSMSFAVLSGKPEALHTIVRMLGKNPDGNDDPVLSILLARLGYIGLPRLDHLAFPKPYQSLYDAIKGDGISPTKAERQESLTQYLRDWYKGMKDCYWYNTHQKSIFIGYWALETALVTLLYDLDDSAYSHMLYYPKDLVAHARAQGYDQLFPLSTATHHIALPNDECPVDAVWHCNLSDDQVRLKQGERLPSNRLNEQEEALFWVSE
- a CDS encoding PoNe immunity protein domain-containing protein gives rise to the protein MTLDEVGFNNNKRDPLLKFKVYDEQSIFFQRDIAKRYDIINNLNNRLGHRSRVSWSVARHKFEYATLEYSAGNDLVFCQTLMHEALAELERHKNQFPDDNFLYWEPDAFHFLLRSMSFAVLSGKPEALHTIVRMLGKNPQDNDDPLLSMLLARLGYIGLPRLDHLAFPTPYQHLYDAIKGDGVSPTKAERQESLTQYLRDWYKGMKDCYWYNTHQKSIFIGYWALETALVSLLYDLDDSAYSHMLYYPKDLVAHARAQGYGQLFPLSTATHHIALPNDESPIDAVWHCNLTDDQVRLKQGERLPSNRLNEQEEALFWVSE